In one Musa acuminata AAA Group cultivar baxijiao chromosome BXJ2-5, Cavendish_Baxijiao_AAA, whole genome shotgun sequence genomic region, the following are encoded:
- the LOC103983974 gene encoding uncharacterized protein LOC103983974 — MDGAENGEHSRKMVFVTVGTTCFDALVKAVDSQQVREELSRKGYTDLLIQMGRGSYMPSKVSGEDEPLTVDYFTFSPSIADYLKSASLIISHAGSGSIFETLCLGKPLIVVVNEELMDNHQSELAEELAERKHLFYARPQTLHQTIQDMSPESLIPYSPGNPMPVVRLMNKFLGFPTD; from the exons ATGGATGGAGCAGAAAATGGTGAGCATTCAAGGAAAATGGTCTTTGTGACAGTTGGAACAACATGCTTCGATGCTCTTGTCAAGGCAGTGGATTCTCAGCAAGTAAGAGAAGAGTTGTCAAGAAAGGGGTATACTGATCTTCTGATCCAAATGGGTCGTGGTTCGTACATGCCATCTAAG GTTTCAGGGGAAGATGAGCCTCTTACAGTGGATTACTTCACTTTCTCACCAAGCATTGCTGACTACCTCAAATCAGCATCTCTTATCATCAGCCATGCAG GATCGGGGAGCATATTTGAGACGCTGTGCTTGGGCAAACCCTTGATTGTTGTCGTCAATGAGGAATTGATGGACAACCACCAAAGCGAGCTAGCGGAGGAACTTGCGGAGAGGAAGCACCTCTTTTACGCACGCCCGCAGACCCTCCACCAGACCATCCAAGACATGAGTCCCGAGTCCTTAATTCCTTACTCACCAGGCAATCCCATGCCAGTGGTCAGATTGATGAACAAGTTCCTTGGCTTCCCAACTGACTGA